A stretch of Helicobacter pylori oki112 DNA encodes these proteins:
- a CDS encoding vacuolating cytotoxin domain-containing protein — protein MTYRSSKTDLKNERFSKNRSFKGVKKKIAKKYTIKNSPLTIYSLKTHSNSSLSINKKIFLGLGFVSALSAQSEDYKSSVYWLNSVNENNNNKSYYVSPLRTWAGGNRSFTQNYNNSKLYIGTKNASATPNNSSVWFGEKGYIGFITGVFKAKDIFITGAVGSGNEWKTGGGAILVFESSNELTTNGAYFQNNRAGTQTSWINLISNHSVNLTNTDFGNQTPNGGFNAMGRKITYNGGIVNGGNFGFDNVDSNGTTTISGVTFNNNGALTYKGGNGIGGSITFTNSNINHYKLNLNANSITFNNSTLGSMPNGNANTIGNAYILNASNITFNNLTFNGGWFVFNRPDAHVNFQGTTTINNPTSPFFNMTGKVTINPNAIFNIQNYTPSIGSAYTLFSMKNGNITYNDVGNLWNIIRLKNTQATKDNSKNATSNNNTHTYYVTYNLGGTLYHFRQIFSPDSIVLQSVYYGANNIYYTNSVNIHDNVFNLKDIKDNRDDTIFYLNGLNTWNYTNARFTQTYGGKNSALVFNATTPWANGAIPKSNSTVRFGGYEGVNWGKTGYITGTFTADRVYITGNMMSGNGAQTGGGANLNFVGATEINIAGADFKNLKTTSQNSYMTFIALGNGSGSAKINVSQSDFYDWTGGGYDFTGNSTFDSVNFNKAYYKFQGAENSYHFKNTNFLAGNFKFQGKTTIEKSVLDDASYSFDGANNTFNEDKFNGGSFNFNHAEQTDAFNNNSFNGGSFSFNAKQVDFNGNIFNGGVFNFNNTPKVSFTGDTFNVNNQFKINGAQTTFTFNKGVIFNMQGLLSSLSVGTTYQLLNAKSVDYKDNNNALYQMLRWISGENPSGTLVNKDQSTPNNAKIYNVQFTDNGLTYYIKENFNNGITLTRLCTLGYTHCVNIHNEVFHLKNINNNASNTVFYLNGMTTWKTAGTGVFTQDYSGANSVLVFNQTTPFLAGANPTSNSVVGFGKTSGAEWGLVGYIQGVFKANQIDIAGTIRSGNGAKTGGGATLVFNAQKRLNIANAHLNSDKAGLQNSWMNFIVNNGNLNATNADFSNQTPNGGFNLKANNITWDKGSVSGGGNFGVDNASANGNAVIKNVNFSDNGTLIYKGGENSTGNSLTLENNTFNSYNINAKAQNLIFNNNSFNGGSYSFNDTKNTTFKGTNTLINSDPFSRLKGSVSIENDSIFNIERNLTDKTTYTLLSGNSIKYNNEIVADNVFSKNLWNLIHYGGERGTLLRTEKNTYFVQFTQSNGQKFVFEETFNPGSITYKYFTIHSSPFHTDADSKDIWNQVRKQFDFIPGKTPVCVGVCYIAPYKNQDLIGSSAFAWSLNFGATVVGTLLLGSAQEKANDNGGSIWFGKNNLLYLHGNFNATNIFLTNNFNVGNPNAGGGATIDFNADETLNADGLNYTNFQTVAMGLQTSASQHSWANFNSRLSMEIKNSNFRDFTWGGFNFNSGRIAFENTTFSGWTNINGATESGSSYVNMVANTDLIFSNSILGGGIRYDLKANNIIFNNSQIVIDVSKNVNQSSLNGNVTFNHSRLSVKQNASINIGGSQTQTTLENASSLSFYNNSVANFNGTTAFNGVSYLNLNPNAQLSFNQVNFNNANVTFYGIPLFGKTPDFGNSVRLINFNGDTNFNQATLNLRAKNIHINFQGASTFENNSTMNLAESSQASFNALKVEGETNFNLNGSSLLNFNGDSVFNAPVNFYANHSQISFTKLATFNSDASFDLSNNSTLNFQSVLLNGALNLLGNGANALSINASGNFSFGSQGVLNLSNVNLFDAKNKPLVYNVLQAQNIQGLMGNNGYEKIRFYGIQIDKADYSFNNGIHSWSFTNPLNTTETITETLHNNRLKVQISQNGVSNNAMFNLAPSLYDYQKNPYNETENSYNYTSDKAGTYYLTSNIKGFNQNNETPGTYNAQNQPLQALHIYNQAVTKQDLNAIASLGKEFLPKMANLLSSGALDNLNLNSPNGFETLFDILKKYGIALNQANWKSLLGIINGFSNMANYDFSQGNLVIGAIKEGQTNTNSVVWFGGDGYKEPCAVGDNTCQMFRQTNLGQLLHSSTPYLGYINANFKAKNIYITGTIGSGNAWGSGGSANVSFESTTNLVLNQANIDAQGTDKIFSYLGQGGIEKLFGEKGLANALSNIVYEESLNDNAIPKDLANMIPKDLGSKTLSSLLSPTEVNNLLGVSAFKNAIMEILNSKTVGDVFGENGLLNALDPIKRKEIDQMLLEQIQAHSSGFEKFIVKTLGIENVENFINTWYGKQSLSSFANNFVPGGLNQALDKIGSSTDAKELQSFLDKTTFGDILNQMINQAPLINKLISWLGPQDLSVLVNIALNSITNPSEELTNTISSIGEKALNDLLGEGVVNKIMSNQVLGQMINKIIADKGLGGVYHQGLGSILPKSLQKELEQFGLGSLLGSRGLHNLWQKGNFNFVAKNHVFVNNSSFSNATGGELNFIAGKSIIFNGKNTINFTQYQGRLSFVSKDFSNISLDTLNATNGLILNAPRNDISVQKGQICVNVLNCMGEKKAHFSSAPTPTDETLEVNANNFAFLGTIKANGLVDFSQVLQNTTIGTLDLEPNATFKANNLIVNNAFNNNSNHRADISGNLNVVKGAALSTNENGLDVGGNFKSEGSLIFNLNNPTHQTIINVTGASTIMSYNNQALIHFNTQKQGAYTLIDAKRMVYGYDNQTILGGSLSDYLKLYTLIDFNGKRMQLKGDSLSYDNQPVNIKDGGLVVSFKDNQGQMVYSSILYDKVQVSVSDKPMDIHAPSLEYYIKYIQGSAGLNAIKSAGNNSILWLNELFVAKGGNPLFAPYYLQDNPTEHIVTLMKDITSALGMLSKPNLKNNSTGALQLNTYTQQMGRLAKLSNFASFDSTDFSERLSSLKNQKFADATPNAMDVILKYSQRDKLKNNLWATGVGGVSFVENGTGTLYGVNVGYDRFIKGVIVGGYAAYGYSGFYERITNSKSDNVDVGLYARAFIKKSELTFSVNETWGANKTQISSADTLLSMINQSYQYNTWTTNAKVNYGYDFMFKNKSIILKPQIGLRYYYIGMTGLEGVMHNALYNQFKANADPSKKSVLTIDFALENRHYFNTNSYFYAIGGIGRDLLVRSMGDKLVRFIGNNTLSYRKGELYNTFASITTGGEVRLFKSFYANAGVGARFGLDYKMINITGNIGMRLAF, from the coding sequence ATGACTTATAGAAGTAGCAAAACAGATTTAAAGAATGAACGCTTTAGTAAAAACCGCTCGTTTAAGGGCGTTAAAAAGAAAATCGCTAAAAAATATACAATCAAAAACTCGCCTTTGACAATTTACTCCTTAAAAACGCATTCAAATTCTTCTCTATCCATTAATAAAAAAATCTTCTTAGGGCTTGGGTTTGTTTCGGCTTTGAGCGCTCAGAGTGAAGATTATAAGAGTTCGGTGTATTGGCTCAACAGCGTGAATGAAAATAATAACAACAAATCCTACTATGTCAGCCCTTTACGCACTTGGGCTGGGGGGAATAGGAGTTTTACGCAAAACTACAACAACAGCAAATTGTATATAGGGACAAAAAACGCTTCCGCAACGCCCAATAATTCTTCTGTGTGGTTTGGGGAAAAGGGCTATATCGGTTTTATTACAGGGGTTTTTAAGGCAAAAGACATTTTTATCACAGGGGCTGTTGGCTCAGGTAATGAGTGGAAAACCGGTGGGGGGGCGATACTGGTTTTTGAAAGCTCAAACGAATTAACCACTAACGGAGCTTATTTTCAAAATAACAGAGCCGGGACACAAACTTCTTGGATCAATTTGATTTCCAATCATAGCGTGAATTTGACAAACACGGATTTTGGCAACCAAACCCCTAATGGGGGCTTTAATGCTATGGGGCGAAAGATCACTTATAATGGCGGGATCGTCAATGGCGGGAATTTTGGCTTTGATAATGTGGATAGCAATGGCACAACCACCATTAGCGGAGTAACTTTCAACAATAACGGTGCGCTCACTTATAAGGGTGGGAATGGTATCGGGGGGAGCATCACCTTCACTAACTCTAATATCAATCATTATAAACTCAATCTTAACGCTAATAGCATTACTTTTAATAATAGCACTCTAGGGAGCATGCCTAATGGCAACGCTAATACTATAGGAAATGCCTACATTCTTAATGCAAGCAATATCACCTTTAACAATTTGACCTTTAATGGGGGTTGGTTTGTTTTTAATAGACCTGATGCTCATGTTAATTTTCAAGGCACAACCACGATCAACAATCCCACTTCACCCTTTTTCAATATGACCGGTAAAGTTACCATTAATCCTAATGCGATTTTTAACATTCAAAATTACACGCCTAGTATAGGGAGCGCTTACACGCTCTTTAGCATGAAAAATGGCAACATCACTTATAATGATGTGGGTAATTTATGGAATATCATCAGGCTTAAAAACACGCAAGCCACAAAAGACAACAGCAAAAACGCCACTTCCAATAATAACACCCACACTTACTATGTAACCTACAATTTAGGCGGCACGCTTTATCATTTCAGACAAATTTTTAGCCCTGATTCTATTGTTTTACAATCCGTCTATTATGGCGCGAACAATATTTACTACACCAATAGCGTGAATATCCATGACAATGTTTTTAATTTAAAAGACATTAAGGATAATAGAGACGATACGATTTTCTATCTCAACGGCTTGAACACTTGGAATTACACTAATGCGAGATTCACTCAAACCTATGGCGGGAAAAACAGTGCTTTAGTCTTTAACGCTACGACCCCTTGGGCTAATGGCGCGATCCCTAAATCTAACAGCACAGTGCGTTTTGGGGGGTATGAGGGGGTCAATTGGGGGAAAACAGGCTATATTACTGGCACTTTCACAGCCGATAGGGTTTATATCACCGGTAACATGATGTCTGGGAACGGCGCTCAAACCGGTGGGGGGGCGAATTTGAATTTTGTGGGCGCGACTGAAATTAATATCGCTGGAGCTGATTTTAAAAACCTAAAAACCACTTCACAAAACTCTTACATGACTTTTATCGCTTTAGGGAATGGCTCTGGGAGCGCTAAAATCAATGTCTCTCAGTCTGATTTTTACGATTGGACGGGTGGGGGGTATGATTTTACTGGTAACAGCACTTTTGATAGCGTGAATTTCAACAAGGCTTATTATAAATTTCAAGGTGCTGAAAATTCTTACCATTTTAAAAACACGAACTTTTTAGCAGGGAATTTTAAGTTTCAAGGCAAGACCACCATTGAAAAATCCGTTTTAGATGACGCTTCTTATTCTTTTGATGGTGCGAATAACACCTTTAATGAAGACAAATTTAATGGCGGTTCGTTTAATTTCAACCATGCAGAGCAGACAGACGCCTTTAATAACAACTCGTTTAATGGCGGATCGTTTAGTTTTAACGCTAAGCAAGTGGATTTTAATGGGAATATTTTCAATGGGGGCGTGTTTAATTTCAATAATACCCCTAAAGTTAGTTTCACTGGTGACACTTTTAATGTGAATAACCAATTTAAAATAAATGGCGCTCAAACAACTTTTACTTTCAATAAGGGCGTTATTTTTAACATGCAAGGGCTTTTGAGTAGCCTAAGCGTAGGCACGACTTATCAATTACTTAACGCTAAAAGCGTGGATTATAAGGATAACAATAACGCTTTGTATCAAATGTTGCGTTGGATTAGTGGGGAAAACCCTAGCGGCACGCTAGTAAATAAAGATCAATCCACGCCAAACAACGCTAAAATTTATAATGTTCAATTCACTGATAACGGCTTGACTTACTACATCAAAGAAAATTTTAATAATGGGATCACGCTCACTCGTTTATGCACTCTAGGCTATACGCATTGCGTGAATATCCATAATGAGGTATTTCATCTTAAAAATATCAATAATAACGCCAGTAACACCGTGTTCTATCTCAACGGCATGACGACTTGGAAGACTGCTGGCACAGGCGTTTTCACGCAAGATTATAGCGGCGCTAACAGCGTTTTAGTGTTCAATCAGACCACCCCTTTTCTTGCTGGGGCGAATCCCACTTCCAATAGCGTGGTGGGTTTTGGGAAAACTTCAGGAGCTGAATGGGGGCTAGTGGGCTATATTCAAGGCGTTTTTAAAGCCAATCAAATTGATATTGCCGGCACGATTCGCTCTGGTAATGGCGCTAAAACCGGTGGGGGTGCGACTTTAGTGTTTAACGCTCAAAAGCGTTTGAATATCGCTAACGCTCATTTGAATAGCGATAAAGCCGGTTTGCAAAATTCATGGATGAATTTCATTGTTAATAATGGTAATTTGAATGCAACAAACGCAGATTTTAGCAACCAAACCCCTAATGGAGGCTTTAACCTTAAAGCCAATAATATCACTTGGGATAAAGGCTCTGTGAGTGGAGGGGGGAATTTTGGCGTGGATAACGCTAGTGCTAACGGAAATGCCGTGATTAAGAATGTTAATTTTAGCGATAACGGCACTTTGATTTATAAAGGGGGTGAAAACAGCACCGGAAATTCCCTAACCTTAGAAAACAACACCTTCAATTCTTATAATATCAACGCCAAAGCGCAAAATCTAATTTTTAACAATAACTCGTTTAATGGCGGTAGTTATTCGTTTAATGACACTAAAAACACCACCTTTAAAGGCACAAACACACTCATTAATAGCGATCCTTTCAGCCGCCTTAAAGGATCAGTCTCTATTGAAAATGATAGTATTTTTAACATTGAAAGGAATTTGACCGATAAAACCACTTACACGCTTTTAAGCGGGAATAGCATTAAATACAATAATGAAATTGTGGCGGATAATGTTTTTTCAAAAAATTTATGGAATTTGATCCATTATGGTGGCGAGAGAGGGACTTTATTAAGAACGGAGAAAAACACTTATTTTGTGCAATTCACCCAAAGCAACGGCCAAAAATTTGTCTTTGAAGAGACTTTTAATCCGGGCTCTATCACTTATAAATATTTCACTATCCATTCTTCGCCTTTCCACACAGACGCTGATTCTAAAGACATTTGGAATCAAGTGAGGAAGCAATTTGATTTCATTCCAGGAAAAACCCCTGTGTGTGTTGGCGTGTGCTATATCGCGCCTTATAAAAATCAAGACCTTATCGGCTCTAGCGCTTTTGCGTGGTCGCTGAACTTTGGGGCTACGGTGGTAGGGACTTTGCTTTTAGGGAGCGCTCAAGAAAAGGCTAATGACAATGGCGGCTCGATCTGGTTTGGTAAGAATAATTTGCTGTATTTGCATGGCAATTTCAACGCGACTAATATCTTTTTAACGAATAATTTTAATGTCGGCAACCCTAACGCTGGCGGTGGGGCGACGATTGATTTTAACGCTGATGAAACCTTGAACGCTGACGGGTTAAATTACACGAATTTCCAAACCGTGGCTATGGGCTTACAAACCAGCGCGAGTCAGCATTCATGGGCGAATTTTAATTCCAGGCTTTCTATGGAGATTAAAAACTCTAACTTTAGGGATTTCACATGGGGAGGCTTTAATTTTAATTCAGGGCGTATCGCTTTTGAAAACACCACTTTTAGCGGCTGGACCAATATTAACGGAGCGACTGAGAGCGGCTCATCGTATGTGAATATGGTTGCAAATACGGATTTGATTTTTTCTAATTCCATTTTAGGGGGGGGCATCCGTTATGATTTGAAAGCTAATAACATTATTTTCAATAACTCTCAAATAGTCATTGATGTGTCTAAAAATGTGAATCAGTCTTCATTGAATGGGAATGTTACTTTCAATCATTCCAGGCTTTCAGTCAAGCAAAACGCCTCTATTAATATTGGGGGTAGCCAAACCCAAACGACTTTAGAAAACGCTTCAAGCCTTTCTTTTTACAACAACAGCGTGGCGAATTTTAACGGCACAACCGCTTTTAACGGGGTGTCTTATTTGAACTTGAACCCTAACGCTCAATTAAGTTTCAACCAAGTGAATTTCAATAACGCTAATGTCACCTTTTATGGCATCCCGTTATTTGGTAAAACGCCTGATTTTGGTAACTCTGTGCGTCTTATTAATTTCAATGGGGATACGAATTTCAATCAAGCCACACTCAATTTAAGGGCTAAAAATATCCATATCAATTTCCAAGGCGCTTCCACTTTTGAAAATAACTCTACGATGAATCTAGCTGAAAGTTCCCAAGCGAGCTTTAACGCTCTCAAAGTGGAAGGGGAAACGAATTTCAACCTCAACGGATCAAGCTTGTTGAATTTCAATGGCGATAGCGTTTTTAACGCTCCTGTGAATTTTTACGCTAATCATTCTCAAATTTCTTTCACTAAATTAGCGACTTTTAATTCTGACGCTTCTTTTGATTTAAGCAACAACAGCACCCTGAATTTTCAAAGCGTTCTTTTAAATGGCGCTCTAAACCTTTTAGGCAATGGCGCTAACGCTCTATCTATTAATGCAAGCGGGAATTTCAGCTTTGGATCTCAAGGCGTTTTGAATCTGTCTAATGTGAATTTGTTTGATGCAAAAAACAAGCCCTTAGTTTATAATGTTTTACAAGCTCAAAACATTCAGGGTTTAATGGGGAATAACGGCTATGAAAAGATCCGTTTTTATGGCATACAGATTGACAAGGCTGATTACTCGTTTAATAACGGCATTCATTCTTGGAGTTTCACTAACCCGCTCAATACGACTGAAACGATTACAGAAACCTTGCATAACAACCGCTTAAAAGTGCAGATCTCTCAAAACGGCGTTTCCAATAATGCAATGTTTAATCTCGCTCCTAGCTTGTATGATTACCAAAAAAACCCTTATAATGAAACCGAGAATTCCTATAATTACACAAGCGATAAAGCCGGCACTTATTATTTAACGAGCAATATCAAAGGCTTTAATCAAAACAATGAAACACCTGGGACTTATAACGCACAAAACCAACCATTACAAGCCTTACACATTTATAATCAGGCTGTCACTAAGCAAGATTTGAATGCGATTGCCAGTTTGGGTAAGGAGTTTTTGCCTAAAATGGCTAATCTTTTATCTTCAGGGGCTTTAGACAATCTCAATCTCAATAGCCCGAATGGTTTTGAAACTCTTTTTGACATTTTAAAGAAATATGGTATTGCTTTAAACCAAGCAAATTGGAAGAGCTTATTGGGTATTATCAATGGTTTTTCCAATATGGCTAATTATGATTTCTCTCAAGGCAATCTCGTTATAGGAGCGATCAAAGAAGGGCAAACGAACACGAATAGCGTGGTGTGGTTTGGAGGCGATGGCTATAAAGAGCCATGCGCGGTTGGGGATAACACTTGCCAGATGTTCAGACAGACTAATTTAGGGCAATTGCTCCATTCTAGCACGCCTTATTTGGGCTATATTAACGCTAATTTTAAGGCTAAAAACATTTACATTACCGGAACCATCGGCAGCGGGAACGCTTGGGGGAGTGGAGGGAGTGCGAATGTGTCTTTTGAAAGCACGACAAATTTGGTGCTCAATCAAGCCAATATTGACGCTCAAGGGACTGATAAAATCTTTTCTTATCTAGGGCAAGGTGGCATTGAAAAGCTTTTTGGAGAAAAAGGCTTAGCGAATGCGCTTTCTAATATTGTTTATGAAGAGAGCTTGAATGATAACGCTATCCCCAAAGATTTAGCCAACATGATCCCTAAAGATTTGGGATCTAAGACTTTAAGCTCATTGCTTAGCCCTACTGAAGTGAATAACCTCTTAGGCGTGAGCGCTTTTAAAAACGCGATCATGGAAATTTTAAATTCTAAAACGGTGGGCGATGTTTTTGGTGAAAACGGGCTTTTAAACGCGCTAGATCCTATAAAAAGAAAAGAAATCGATCAAATGCTTTTAGAGCAAATCCAAGCCCATTCTTCAGGGTTTGAAAAATTCATCGTGAAAACTTTAGGGATTGAAAATGTAGAGAATTTCATCAATACTTGGTATGGCAAACAAAGCTTGAGTTCTTTTGCCAATAATTTTGTGCCTGGAGGTTTGAATCAAGCCCTGGATAAAATAGGCTCTAGCACTGATGCCAAAGAATTACAGAGTTTCTTGGATAAAACGACTTTTGGGGATATTCTCAATCAAATGATCAATCAAGCCCCCCTAATCAATAAGCTCATTTCTTGGCTCGGCCCACAGGATTTGAGCGTGTTAGTGAATATCGCTTTAAATAGCATCACTAACCCCAGCGAAGAGCTGACTAACACCATTTCTAGCATAGGTGAAAAAGCGTTAAATGACTTATTGGGCGAAGGCGTAGTGAATAAAATCATGAGCAATCAAGTTCTAGGGCAAATGATTAATAAAATCATCGCTGATAAGGGCTTAGGAGGCGTTTATCATCAAGGTTTGGGATCCATACTCCCTAAATCTTTACAAAAAGAATTGGAACAATTTGGCTTGGGATCTTTACTAGGCTCTAGGGGCTTGCACAATCTTTGGCAAAAAGGGAATTTCAATTTCGTGGCTAAAAACCATGTGTTTGTGAATAACAGCTCGTTTAGTAACGCCACAGGGGGGGAATTGAATTTTATAGCGGGTAAGTCTATTATCTTTAACGGGAAAAACACGATTAATTTCACGCAATATCAGGGCAGGCTTTCTTTTGTATCTAAAGATTTTTCTAATATTTCATTAGATACCTTAAACGCTACCAATGGTTTAATTCTTAACGCACCACGAAACGATATTAGCGTTCAAAAAGGTCAAATTTGCGTGAATGTCTTAAATTGCATGGGCGAGAAAAAAGCTCATTTTTCAAGTGCGCCAACCCCAACCGATGAAACGCTAGAAGTGAATGCCAATAACTTCGCTTTTTTAGGAACCATTAAAGCTAATGGATTAGTGGATTTTTCACAAGTCTTGCAAAATACGACTATTGGGACTTTGGATTTAGAGCCAAACGCCACTTTTAAAGCCAACAACTTGATCGTGAATAACGCTTTTAACAATAATTCTAATCATAGGGCTGATATTAGCGGTAATCTCAATGTGGTAAAAGGAGCGGCTCTCAGCACGAATGAAAATGGTTTGGATGTGGGGGGGAATTTTAAGAGCGAAGGGTCATTAATCTTTAATCTTAATAACCCCACCCATCAAACGATTATTAATGTAACGGGTGCTTCTACGATCATGTCTTACAACAATCAGGCTTTAATCCATTTTAACACTCAAAAACAAGGCGCTTACACGCTTATAGACGCTAAACGCATGGTTTATGGCTATGATAATCAAACGATTCTTGGAGGGAGCTTGAGCGATTATCTCAAGCTTTACACCCTCATTGATTTTAACGGCAAACGCATGCAATTAAAGGGCGATTCACTAAGCTATGACAACCAACCGGTCAATATTAAAGATGGGGGTCTTGTGGTAAGCTTTAAAGACAATCAAGGGCAAATGGTGTATTCATCTATCCTTTATGATAAAGTTCAAGTTAGCGTCTCTGATAAGCCCATGGATATTCATGCCCCTAGTTTGGAGTATTACATTAAATACATTCAAGGCAGTGCTGGTTTGAATGCGATCAAATCTGCGGGCAATAATTCCATTCTGTGGTTGAATGAGCTTTTTGTGGCTAAGGGGGGTAATCCCTTGTTCGCTCCTTATTATTTGCAAGACAATCCCACTGAACACATTGTTACTTTAATGAAAGATATTACCAGCGCTTTAGGCATGCTTTCTAAACCCAATCTTAAAAACAATTCCACCGGTGCTTTGCAGCTCAACACCTACACGCAACAAATGGGCCGTTTAGCCAAGCTTTCTAATTTCGCTTCCTTTGACTCAACGGATTTTAGCGAACGCTTGAGCAGCCTTAAAAACCAAAAATTTGCTGACGCTACCCCTAACGCGATGGATGTGATTTTAAAATACTCTCAAAGGGATAAATTAAAAAACAACCTTTGGGCAACCGGCGTTGGGGGCGTGAGCTTTGTGGAAAATGGCACAGGAACGCTCTATGGTGTCAATGTGGGCTATGACAGATTCATTAAGGGGGTGATTGTTGGAGGGTATGCGGCTTATGGGTATAGCGGGTTTTATGAACGCATCACTAATTCTAAATCCGATAATGTAGATGTGGGCTTGTATGCGAGGGCTTTCATTAAAAAGAGCGAGCTGACCTTTAGCGTTAATGAAACTTGGGGGGCTAATAAAACCCAAATCAGTTCCGCAGACACTTTACTCTCTATGATCAATCAGTCTTATCAATACAACACATGGACGACAAACGCGAAAGTTAATTACGGGTATGATTTCATGTTTAAAAACAAAAGCATCATTTTAAAACCTCAAATTGGTTTAAGGTATTACTATATTGGCATGACCGGTTTAGAAGGGGTGATGCATAACGCGCTTTATAACCAGTTTAAAGCGAACGCGGATCCGTCTAAAAAATCCGTTTTAACGATTGATTTTGCTTTGGAGAACCGCCATTATTTTAACACAAACTCTTATTTTTATGCGATTGGCGGCATTGGTAGGGATTTATTGGTGCGATCAATGGGGGATAAATTGGTGCGTTTCATTGGTAACAACACTTTGAGTTACAGAAAAGGCGAGCTTTATAACACCTTTGCGAGCATCACTACAGGCGGGGAAGTGAGGTTGTTTAAAAGTTTTTATGCGAATGCTGGGGTGGGGGCTAGGTTTGGATTGGACTACAAAATGATCAACATCACCGGAAATATTGGAATGCGTTTAGCGTTTTAA
- a CDS encoding outer membrane beta-barrel protein, translating to MKKIVFILALWVGLLGAFEPKKSHIYFGAMVGLAPIKITPKPVSDSSYTAFLWGAKGGYQFAFFKALALRGEFSYLMAIKPTALHTINTSLLSLNIDVLSDFYTYKKYSFGVYGGLGIGYFYQSNHLGMKNSSFMGYNGLFNVGLGSTIDRHHRIELGAKIPFSKTRNSFKNLYFLESVFIHASYSYAF from the coding sequence ATGAAAAAGATTGTTTTCATTTTGGCTTTATGGGTGGGCTTGTTAGGGGCGTTTGAGCCTAAAAAAAGTCATATTTATTTTGGGGCTATGGTGGGTTTAGCCCCCATTAAAATAACCCCAAAACCCGTTAGCGATTCTTCTTATACGGCTTTTTTATGGGGGGCTAAAGGGGGGTATCAATTCGCTTTTTTTAAAGCTTTAGCGTTAAGGGGTGAATTTTCCTACCTTATGGCAATCAAACCCACCGCACTGCACACGATTAACACTTCTTTATTGAGCTTAAATATTGATGTGTTAAGCGATTTTTACACTTACAAAAAATACAGCTTTGGGGTGTATGGGGGGCTTGGGATAGGGTATTTTTATCAAAGCAACCATTTAGGCATGAAAAATAGTTCGTTTATGGGTTATAACGGCTTGTTTAATGTGGGGCTTGGCAGCACGATCGATCGCCACCACCGCATAGAGCTTGGGGCTAAAATCCCTTTTTCAAAGACTAGAAATTCTTTTAAAAATCTTTATTTTTTAGAGAGCGTTTTTATCCATGCGAGTTATAGTTACGCTTTTTAA